A DNA window from Camelina sativa cultivar DH55 chromosome 17, Cs, whole genome shotgun sequence contains the following coding sequences:
- the LOC104756244 gene encoding uncharacterized protein LOC104756244 isoform X1: MTDPEQKLTALKKAYADTILNTAKEAAARVMISEKKARGFQQELAAVRDEALRTCLRLKQMYDSKVKEAEAISLKKQQKIEELEAQLGEAEDIVGELRTELRESRSLLEKLINDRQTNLSNEGKNTNEAVSLEVREDSSNHERSVVASGIKPHMSDRDFSINHCSYKENKDPCLHTLPSILSRRREAETVERKTACGDCADVGSLTEARKEEQKETDTELCTTPLSPSEKPCVKFSYKRKRKMDGRDSSSSPERGGLSSQDDDDDEIRNRRQKTGEKDNIYLDSFTGTEPGRDSRRVAQVARQLLPFSEKSVLQQSQCEDVP; the protein is encoded by the exons ATGACCGACCCAGAG cagaAATTAACCGCCTTGAAGAAGGCTTACGCGGATACGATACTGAACACGGCGAAGGAAGCGGCGGCGCGTGTGATGATATCCGAGAAGAAAGCTCGTGGGTTTCAGCAAGAGCTTGCGGCGGTTAGAGATGAGGCTCTCCGTACTTGTCTTAGGCTTAAACAGATGTATGATTCCAAG GTCAAGGAGGCAGAAGCTATTTCTTTGAAGAAGCAGCAAAAGATTGAGGAACTTGAAGCTCAACTTGGAGAAGCTGAAGATATAGTAGGAGAGCTAAGGACGGAGTTACGAGAATCACGTTCTCTCCTTGAGAAATTGATTAATGATCGTCAAACAAATCTTAGCAACGAAGGAAAAAACACCAACGAAGCAGTTTCTTTAGAAGTGCGTGAGGATTCTAGCAACCATGAGAGATCAGTAGTGGCTAGTGGAATCAAACCACATATGAGTGACAGAGATTTTAGTATTAACCATTGTTCTTATAAAGAGAACAAAGATCCTTGTCTTCATACTCTTCCTTCCATACTAAGTAGACGCAGAGAAGCTGAGACGGTAGAAAGGAAAACGGCCTGTGGAGATTGTGCTGATGTGGGATCACTGACAGAAGCAAGGAAGGAAGAACAGAAAGAGACTGATACTGAGCTTTGTACTACACCTTTGTCGCCTTCTGAGAAACCGTGTGTCAAATTCTCATATAAGAGGAAGCGTAAAATGGATGGAAGAGACAGCAGCAGCAGCCCTGAAAGAGGAGGTTTGTCAtcacaagatgatgatgacgatgagaTCAGAAACCGGAGACAAAAGACTGGTGAGAAAGACAACATTTACTTGGATTCTTTCACCGGCACAGAACCAGGTCGTGATAGTCGACGTGTAGCTCAGGTCGCTCGTCAG CTTTTACCATTCTCGGAGAAGAGCGTGTTGCAGCAGAGTCAGTGTGAGGATGTTCCTTGA
- the LOC104756244 gene encoding uncharacterized protein LOC104756244 isoform X2, with product MTDPEKLTALKKAYADTILNTAKEAAARVMISEKKARGFQQELAAVRDEALRTCLRLKQMYDSKVKEAEAISLKKQQKIEELEAQLGEAEDIVGELRTELRESRSLLEKLINDRQTNLSNEGKNTNEAVSLEVREDSSNHERSVVASGIKPHMSDRDFSINHCSYKENKDPCLHTLPSILSRRREAETVERKTACGDCADVGSLTEARKEEQKETDTELCTTPLSPSEKPCVKFSYKRKRKMDGRDSSSSPERGGLSSQDDDDDEIRNRRQKTGEKDNIYLDSFTGTEPGRDSRRVAQVARQLLPFSEKSVLQQSQCEDVP from the exons ATGACCGACCCAGAG aAATTAACCGCCTTGAAGAAGGCTTACGCGGATACGATACTGAACACGGCGAAGGAAGCGGCGGCGCGTGTGATGATATCCGAGAAGAAAGCTCGTGGGTTTCAGCAAGAGCTTGCGGCGGTTAGAGATGAGGCTCTCCGTACTTGTCTTAGGCTTAAACAGATGTATGATTCCAAG GTCAAGGAGGCAGAAGCTATTTCTTTGAAGAAGCAGCAAAAGATTGAGGAACTTGAAGCTCAACTTGGAGAAGCTGAAGATATAGTAGGAGAGCTAAGGACGGAGTTACGAGAATCACGTTCTCTCCTTGAGAAATTGATTAATGATCGTCAAACAAATCTTAGCAACGAAGGAAAAAACACCAACGAAGCAGTTTCTTTAGAAGTGCGTGAGGATTCTAGCAACCATGAGAGATCAGTAGTGGCTAGTGGAATCAAACCACATATGAGTGACAGAGATTTTAGTATTAACCATTGTTCTTATAAAGAGAACAAAGATCCTTGTCTTCATACTCTTCCTTCCATACTAAGTAGACGCAGAGAAGCTGAGACGGTAGAAAGGAAAACGGCCTGTGGAGATTGTGCTGATGTGGGATCACTGACAGAAGCAAGGAAGGAAGAACAGAAAGAGACTGATACTGAGCTTTGTACTACACCTTTGTCGCCTTCTGAGAAACCGTGTGTCAAATTCTCATATAAGAGGAAGCGTAAAATGGATGGAAGAGACAGCAGCAGCAGCCCTGAAAGAGGAGGTTTGTCAtcacaagatgatgatgacgatgagaTCAGAAACCGGAGACAAAAGACTGGTGAGAAAGACAACATTTACTTGGATTCTTTCACCGGCACAGAACCAGGTCGTGATAGTCGACGTGTAGCTCAGGTCGCTCGTCAG CTTTTACCATTCTCGGAGAAGAGCGTGTTGCAGCAGAGTCAGTGTGAGGATGTTCCTTGA
- the LOC109130094 gene encoding uncharacterized protein LOC109130094 — protein MDGTSWADQWDNSAKGGRIGGGAIVSSGGGGTKPSNSNTAKYKEKMGQGLEKTKAVASSGFKKLKTGSAIGFRWVKDKYHKTTK, from the coding sequence ATGGACGGAACATCGTGGGCTGACCAATGGGACAATAGTGCGAAAGGAGGCCGGATAGGAGGCGGGGCCATCGTCAGTAGCGGCGGAGGTGGAACGAAGCCGTCGAACTCAAACACGGCTAAGTACAAGGAGAAGATGGGACAAGGGTTGGAGAAGACGAAAGCTGTAGCTTCTTCTGGTTTCAAGAAGCTCAAGACTGGTTCTGCTATTGGGTTTCGTTGGGTCAAGGACAAGTAtcacaaaaccacaaaataa
- the LOC104759291 gene encoding E3 ubiquitin-protein ligase RNF181-like translates to MVGGEVSFSHEIDRNPAVSDAGTIKASVTMVTLDETVRTFSITWLADYVIEDEGISSREDLNDLLMEAGFPLDPESSLFALTDIANDRIIEVTSSDDYTTDCALFLKLTFRDHLSFDDTAFDDTVTFIRFRPATELAMRSLTKKIYYKTSSSIGDKCTICLEELKDGARVVSLPCGHEFDDKCIVEWFGTSHLCPLCRLELPCEDQ, encoded by the coding sequence ATGGTAGGCGGTGAAGTATCTTTCAGCCACGAAATCGACCGTAACCCTGCGGTCTCGGATGCAGGCACAATCAAAGCAAGTGTAACCATGGTCACGTTGGATGAAACTGTACGAACGTTCTCGATTACGTGGCTCGCGGACTACGTCATAGAAGATGAAGGAATTAGTAGTAGAGAAGACCTTAATGATCTTTTGATGGAAGCAGGTTTCCCTCTCGATCCAGAATCCAGTTTGTTTGCGCTGACCGACATAGCCAACGATCGTATCATTGAAGTGACTTCCTCGGATGATTATACCACAGATTGTGCTCTGTTTCTCAAATTGACCTTTCGTGATCATCTTTCCTTTGACGACACTGCCTTTGACGACACTGTTACTTTTATACGCTTTAGACCCGCAACGGAGCTCGCTATGAGGTCTCTTACCAAGAAAATATACTACAAGACTAGCAGCTCTATAGGTGATAAGTGCACAATTTGTTTGGAAGAGTTGAAGGATGGAGCAAGAGTTGTGTCTTTACCATGTGGACATGAGTTTGACGATAAGTGTATTGTAGAATGGTTTGGGACTAGTCACTTATGTCCATTGTGTCGTTTAGAGCTACCTTGCGAAGATCAATGA
- the LOC104756246 gene encoding two-component response regulator ARR7 has translation MAVGDVMRMEIPAGGDLTVTPPELHVLAVDDSIVDRKVIERLLRISSCKVTTVESGTRALQYLGLDGDKGASNLKDLKVNLIVTDYSMPGLTGYDLLKKIKESSAFREVPVVIMSSENILPRIEECLKEGAEEFLLKPVKLADVKRIKQLIMRNEAEECKTLRSLSNKRKLVEENIDTSSSSHDDSSVKDTQTSKRMKSESENLSSLL, from the exons ATGGCGGTCGGTGATGTTATGAGGATGGAGATTCCCGCCGGTGGAGATTTAACTGTTACTCCCCCGGAGTTACATGTTCTCGCTGTTGATGATAGTATTGTCGATCGTAAAGTCATCGAGAGGTTGCTTCGAATCTCTTCTTGTAAAG TGACGACTGTAGAGAGTGGAACTAGAGCTTTGCAGTATCTTGGCTTAGATGGAGACAAAGGAGCTTCTAATCTCAAG GATTTGAAGGTGAATTTGATAGTGACGGATTACTCAATGCCAGGACTAACAGGCTATGATCTCCTCAAGAAGATTAAg GAGTCCTCTGCATTCAGAGAAGTACCAGTAGTGATTATGTCATCTGAGAACATCTTACCTCGTATAGAAGA ATGTCTCAAGGAAGGAGCAGAGGAGTTCCTGTTGAAACCGGTGAAACTAGCAGATGTAAAGCGAATAAAACAACTTATAATGAGAAACGAAGCTGAGGAATGCAAAACCTTAAGAAGCCTTTCTAACAAGAGAAAGCTTGTcgaagaaaacattgatacatCATCATCAAGTCATGATGATTCTTCTGTCAAGGATACTCAAACTTCAAAACGCATGAAATCAGAATCTGAAAACCTTTCTTCTCtactttga
- the LOC104756247 gene encoding uncharacterized protein LOC104756247, whose amino-acid sequence MSFYMAAKISLFPIVAVASMKAEWSSREKCSGSAGRVYRAALQAVVASISAGNEERKGTMIVDAIDKVGCDGSLSIESSYPLLRPWSSRSGNGE is encoded by the exons ATGTCTTTCTACATGGCCGCGAAGATCTCTCTGTTTCCCATTGTCGCCGTTGCTTCAATGAAAGCAGAGTGGAGCTCGAGAGAAAAATGCTCCGGTTCGGCTGGTCGAGTCTACAGAGCTGCACTTCAAGCTG tggTAGCTTCCATCTCTGCTGGAAATGAAGAGCGTAAAGGAACAATGATTGTTGATGCCATTGACAAAGTTGGATGTGATGGTAGTTTGTCCATTGAATCATCCTATCCTCTTTTGAGACCATGGTCGAGTAGAAGCGGTAATGGAg AATGA